In Oreochromis niloticus isolate F11D_XX linkage group LG5, O_niloticus_UMD_NMBU, whole genome shotgun sequence, a single window of DNA contains:
- the cxxc1b gene encoding LOW QUALITY PROTEIN: CXXC-type zinc finger protein 1b (The sequence of the model RefSeq protein was modified relative to this genomic sequence to represent the inferred CDS: deleted 1 base in 1 codon) translates to MDSEVSDTDHVPVPENTGMEGENAPLYCICRKPDINCFMIGCDNCNEWFHGHCINITEKMAKAIQEWYCVRCREENPLLEVKYRSKKNRDKDPDSDRGERQYSTPSTPDYRSERRRGSKVKRSVRMCGECEPCRRTEDCAQCDFCKDMKKFGGPNKIRQKCRFRQCEVRARKMLRVKDEEFSLRERRDNSHHRRRRYSEDYDSEAELYQQYKTAGLDDSMAWASEDEDEVPFSPVMRKKAIKVKHVKRREKKFEKKKESRRHKQKQKHKDRSRHSERGDLRDSGGQRQCLGPNCVEGARPNSKYCSEDCGMKLAANRIYEILPQRIQQWQQSPCIAEEHGKKQLERIRREQQNARLRLTEMERRFHELEGIIAKAKQQAVQQDEEVNEGDSEDTDLQIFCVSCSHPINPKVALRHMERCYAKYESQTSFGSMYPTRIEGATRLFCDVYNPQSKTYCKRLQVLCPEHSRDPKVPVDEVCGCPLVKNVFELTGEYCRVSKRKCNKHYNWEKLRRAEVDLERVRVWYKLDELFEQERNVRTAMTNRAGLLALMLHQTIQHDPLTTDLRSNKDR, encoded by the exons ATG GACAGTGAAGTGTCTGACACGGACCATGTACCAGTGCCTGAGAACACTGGTATGGAGGGGGAGAACGCACCTCTTTACTGTATTTGTCGGAAACCAGACATCAACTGCTTCATGAT TGGCTGTGACAACTGTAATGAGTGGTTCCATGGCCACTGCATTAACATCACTGAGAAAATGGCGAAGGCAATCCAGGAATGGTACTGCGTGAGATGCAGAG AAGAAAACCCCTTGTTGGAAGTAAAATACAGATCAAAGAAAAATCGTGACAAGGATCCCGACTCTGACAGAGGTGAAAGACAGTACAGCACTCCAAGTACTCCAGATTATAGAAGTGAAAGGCGGCGTGGATCCAAA GTAAAGCGTTCAGTGAGGATGTGCGGGGAATGTGAGCCTTGCAGGAGGACTGAAGACTGTGCTCAGTGTGATTTCTGCAAGGACATGAAGAAGTTTGGAGGCCCCAACAAAATCAGACAGAAGTGCAGGTTCAGGCAATGTGAAGTGCGAGCCAGG AAAATGCTGCGTGTGAAGGATGAGGAATTCTCTCTGAGAGAAAGGAGGGACAATTCCCACCACAGACGGAGGCGGTACTCTGAGGACTACGACAGCGAGGCAGAACTCTACCAGCAGTACAAGACGGCAGGACTGGACGACAGCATG GCGTGGGCCAGTGAGGACGAAGACGAGGTGCCCTTCAGTCCTGTCATGCGTAAGAAAGCTATAAAGGTGAAGCATGTCAAGAGACGAGAAAAGAAGTTTGAGAAGAAA AAGGAGTCACGTCGCCacaagcagaagcagaagcacAAAGACAGAAGCAGGCACAGCGAGAGG GGGGATTTGCGAGATAGCGGAGGTCAGCGTCAGTGCCTGGGACCGAACTGTGTGGAGGGAGCAAGACCCAACTCCAAATACTGCTCTGAGGACTGCGGCATGAAGTTGGCCGCCAA CCGGATCTATGAGATCCTCCCTCAGCGTATCCAGCAGTGGCAGCAGAGCCCCTGCATTGCCGAGGAACACGGTAAGAAGCAGCTGGAGCGGATACGCCGGGAACAGCAGAACGCCCGGCTCCGCCTCACCGAGATGGAGCGACGCTTCCACGAACTGGAGGGCATCATCGCCAAAGCGAAGCAGCAGGCGGTTCAGCAGGACGAGGAG GTAAATGAAGGCGACAGCGAGGACACAGATCTGCAGATCTTCTGCGTGTCTTGTAGTCACCCGATCAATCCAAAAGTGGCACTCAGACATATGGAGAGATGCTATGCAAAG TATGAGAGCCAGACCTCCTTCGGGTCAATGTACCCTACAAGGATAGAAGG CGCAACCAGGCTCTTCTGTGATGTGTACAACCCACAAAGCAAGACATATTGCAAGAGGCTTCAGGTTTTGTGTCCAGAGCATTCCAGAGATCCAAAG GTGCCTGTGGATGAGGTGTGTGGGTGCCCTCTAGTGAAGAATGTGTTTGAGCTGACAGGAGAATATTGCAGAGTCTCCAAAAGGAAGTGCAACAAACATTACAACTGGGAAAAGCTCAGGAGAGCCGAGGTGGACTTGGAGCGTGTCAGGGTG TGGTACAAGCTGGACGAGCTCTTTGAACAGGAACGTAATGTCAGGACTGCTATGACCAACAGAGCTGGTCTCCTCGCTCTGATGTTGCACCAAACTATTCAGCACGACCCGTTGACGACCGATCTCCGTAGCAACAAGGATAGGTAG